The Fusarium poae strain DAOMC 252244 chromosome 2, whole genome shotgun sequence nucleotide sequence taattatatttatattaatatatatatattttactttatttaaaataagctttaaaaatattaatattatattttagttttatagctttaatactatttacttaagggcttacctttataataaattaatttactaaagagagaaataatattctttttttaattaaaattacttattttactAAGGTaagctctttttatatattcttattattatttttatatttatttttatatattttatactttttatactctttttaaattaaatttaatccTTAGggtattaatttatatactttttaagctacttttaaattaaaccTTAATCTATAgagtattaatttatatttttataaatataaataatttatattttaattatttttaatattaagtttatattaatatattattatatagaaagaataaatacttaagtaaaatattaagtaatttttacttttctttattataaagtctattttataatattctttaagtattataaaggtagCCTTAATACTTTTAGGCCTTTTaagctaaattaaatttttttttacccttagtattacttttataattattaatactattcttaatattactatttatactatattagctaagcttattactttataataagcttaattaaaataataaatatccttttaatattatatactttagtaTTAACTTTACTCTTATTATTACACTTTAGTgcttagttttttatattataagtaggtttttattacctttagctatagctaattatttaaataaatatattacttatatacttagttatattttttaatttcttttttcttactttatatatacttataatatatttaaaagctCCTTAAAGTActtaaactattattataataatacttttattaatttatttataggtattttaaatataagtaaatatattactttaaataatttctttttatatttttactttaattatatactttaaatatctatataatataaccttatagctatttaagtactttaatttattattaattaaatagtttattaattattatacttaatattataaagagtcTTTagattaaagtataaattataaaaaaagtatttaatttttattattttctttattatttactttaaagtaaatagctttatttttattattaatataattataattatttaccttaaggctttttatataattatatctttaaataaattaataagataaccttataaaaattaataagtatttatattattagtaaataaagtattacttactattataagtacttatagcttattaaattaattatatataatataattaaattttataaagtataggaaataaattatttaattaatagcttattaatattatatatttaaattaataagaaatcttaagagaaagcttattataaaagtaatatctaggtaaattataattattatatagagtaTAGAGctaattttcttttaaaagactttaatttttaattttattatttaattaaagtatacttTAAACtctattagtaatataagtatataaaggaaGGTATtctaagtattttaattaaaatatatagctattttcttaatatataaattataataaagagaaatagtttatattttttagtctttaataatttaaatacttaagaactATTTAgcctttacttaatatataaatttaaagctcTCTTTAAgcttcttaataagcttttaagtAGTAATTaggttattttaataataaaagattaagatattatttataaagaaaactaaatatatatttctctttaagctataaaaaagataaggtttttttttatttactttaagccctattttaattaatatagtaataaatatcttaaactAGAGCTTAAGAAAGTCTTAAAgcctatataatatttaattaagctttaaaactatatctttatttttaaagctattaaaaaaaagatatattactattttattacttaagctatatttaatattaataaatatattctttatatctagctatttaatttctagGTTAAactaagtaattattattattattagctaaaaagagtatactataaaggttattatatatatactcttaattatagcttCTTAGAAATTTCTATATACTATAagctatactttataatactttaaatagctattttaatttaatttataaataaatatttattttattaaaaaaagcttagatttagctttattatatagaatctctctttaaatatattttttatataaggaatttattttaatttatattattttcttaaagaaagctattattaagtatttctttattttcttttatattataaaaagtaaaaagagattattataatatatttacttttttcttttaaaagagctaattaagaatataaatattactttatttacttctctttaagcctttatagttaatataattacttctcttattatataaaatataatataaagcttattaaggtctttatatactttattaagttaattaaatataaaaatagtactataagtatttttataagctttatataagtattaattaaaagagactttatatttttatttctatttatcttttaatcttaagcttaattttataggtctttaagctataaattaaatatatattattcttttttatatttcttttaattagccttaagtaaaggcttttattacttttagttatatttaatctttatttaccttaagaattacttaagctttagattttaaattaaagctttctaaagcttatattataattaataataatattattattaataataataactttagctttaagctatagttttatttagttttaataaatttaattccttaagcttttaatcttaatttaaatactttatttttaatattataattattttttaattataaaaaaggtcttattaaatttattataaatatctttatattatattattaattttctatagctttttacttttttaattaattaattaatatttcttttaattaaaataagcttttagcCTAATAATCTATACtctattaagtattattttctttttttagctttatatttagctttaagttctttttaagtatttaaagtcctatagaaatttaaattaatatatatataagtaaatagtagccttttattttaatttctttaggcttaattaaagcttttaatagagtaattaaatttacttcttaaagcttattaagtaatttaatttcttttacttttaagtTTAAACCTTTAGGCTTTTCTTAAAAAGGAAgtttatagatattaatattaactttatagttaaagatatttaattttataatttaatcttttaattttattattataaactcTAAGaagcttatattttatagcttataaaatcttattttattaaattaaatattttaaattataaatattttcttaaagtaaaatacctatatatagtatatattataagtaatatagtctataaaatatttaatatatactttaaagcttattttaaatactctttaatatttatttagctctttatcttttataaaagagtatactttataattatatatataaatattattttaattaggtcttaagttaattatatattttcttattaataataaagtataattttaaaattaaaaatttaaagcttttaataggaatttctttttattatatatccttaggcttttattaagtaagtaaactactataaatatactctctagctatataataaaaagaatccctattctatttaatataatatttaacttatttattactttttaatttatatactttatttctctatttaacttatatatatctatagggCTAGTCTTTAGgattatatcttatttatatagctaagcTTAAAGttctatattctttaatatatatattataataagcttattattataataaataatatatattaatagcttaaattactatataacttaagtattataaaaataaaatatattaagaatagaaACCTTACTTTTATCTATAAGAAGTAAAGTATATAAGtagttattaaatttatcttttattagtataagctatttatatttattatatctttatttataatcttaaaggtcttaatatatatattaaaagggtTTAAGGGAATACCTTTTAAGTagctttttacttataaccTTCTTAGTATAtacttaagtatatattttatatttaatctatttaattttattaatttaaacccttttagtattttttattaagctttaaagaGTATTTTTTtctaaatagcttatttataaatactataatatcttaaagttattctttaattttactaggttaattaatagttaatattattatatatatactataagtaataaaataagttattatataattaggattttattataaagtattatttaagtattaaaaagataagaataaataagcttatattaaaggaatataaagttaaaataatactttattttaataataattaagttattatttatttctttaaagtataatatatagttttttcttaagtattaaagccttttctTAAAGAGGAAATAttctaatataatattaatataaaaaccctttataataagtataataataagtataatactatatatataattactatttttattattaaggaatttaaagattacttaagtatctttttttataatataatataaagttattttagttttaataatattatttaatcttaatataaaaaacttaagcttaaataggcttttactattaattaaataaatagtatttactatattaaaaataatatttatagagagcttataataattataattattaatatatattataagattaatacttttaataagcttaaaaaagattataataaaagcttaaaagacttagctttaattaatactgCTTATAAAGCTTAGCTTCTTAAGAGTagaaatttattttttattaatctttattttaataagcttaattttaaagtctttctAGCTTAAATTTAGCTCTATATTAATCGCTTTAgccttttattttataagctatttatagtaataattaattctttttataattatatatttaacctttttatagcttttaagtttttaataataattaggctttttatataaataattatataattttaaagctttttaatatttattattatttaattactatttaaatttattcttaagagttatattaattaaaaagcttaaagagaatactttatataaaattataatttaaagctattttatataataaataagattttttatattatttactttttctttaatattataaagtatataataagcttattttaatataaatttcttctttatagcttataagaagttaataattactagcttactttttatattaagtatattataaacttatactttaaaataaagaatatactattaattaaactattatatttaatttccttaaaatttaaaagtaatattaaaataataatagtatttatagtaaagctaattaattattataaagtcttataaaataaaataatctttaagtttataaagtatttaatatataaaatagcctttaaaatactttatattaagcttatatagtattatactttatatactttaattaattattttatagattatatagttaatcttaatattaattttatattattacttaaaggatttattaaataatactttaagaataagtatttctttaaatttatatttaatcttttaagcAGTAAGCtctataaatagtaataatttaaaaagttttaaattattttttaaaagcttattatactttcttttaagtttaacttattatttataatactttataaagtatttttctttatatttattaattaaaagaaattaaagaatattattaagcttattatttttatttaaattaagccttttttatttattaattaaatatataaagagctTAATTCCTTAGAtttaatatatctattaagcttatttattaaatttaataagatcttttttattaattaatttaaatattaaaaaaaacttaaaaaagcttataattatttaatataacttaaattattaaaatatataattttcttataaagaaagaaattactttttaaaaatataatactttatttaagattaattaaaaataataaatttaatttaaataataaaaagaaaataatataaattactaaagatatttctatttaagcttataattattattaataattattttactataaatagaGTATACTAAAGAGGAtttaataagccttaattcttctatttaaagtaaatatagtaaGTGGTTTTAGTTAACTAAGTAGCTAcctatataactataagctAGGCTAATTATAGTGCCGCATTTGCTGACAGTCCCACCGTTAGACCCAGGATAGCATGACTTGAACTATCTTGCTTGCATTTTCCAATGTCAAGGGTAACCTGGCGCAGATCTATGAAGCTCATTCTTTCTCAGCTACATACAAGCATAAGCATCGTCAGCGGACTGTGTTACTGAAGCTCTCTCGTATATCGCCGTGCATATTCTCCCTAGAGTACACGAGTAAGTCTAAATCTAGCTTTTGATCAGCCAAGATGTGCTATTATAGTCTCGGCTAGGTATTCATGAAATGTACAATCTTGTACCATGACGGtaaataatatctatttactTATCTATTCAATCTAATATCTTGAGGTTACCCACCTCCCAACCATTGTCATCAAGCCCCAGAAGCCGTTATCAAGCGGGGCCACCGTTCTTGCTCAACCCGCAAGGGCCGTTACTTAACACATACCCAAAGTTGGTATTTGAAGTCTCATAGATAGTGAAAAGAAATTGCCCGTTGGCACAGACGCTGGTATCTACCGCTGTGTAGATATAACAGCCGAGATTTTTCCAGTGCCATGCGAGCAAACAAAATGGGTTAGCAGCACATTCAGTGCAACAGGCACGAGGCGTGGTGATAGTGGTGATTAATGACCCATGGAAGTTGTTGGAAGCTGCGGTTAGTTGGCCAATGTATTTCCCCCCGTTGGCAGTTGCCACCATGTTGCTGTCCGAGCACTGATCGTAGACGATGTCGGTTGGGATTGCACTCTCGACAGTGACTGGTGCAACAGTTAGTTTCCATTTGCTTTCAGCTTTCGTAATTCCTCCCTATACTTACCAATCTGGGTAGTTACAGTAGTAGATAGAACATCAGTGAAACTAGTAACCAGAGTATGGACGATGGTGGTAGAGGTCGTGGTAGCACGTTCAGGATAGATAGTAGAGGTGCTTGTTGTAGTGACAGTAGACATTTTCGTCTTGGTGGCAGCCTTTACTGTCTTTCGAGGTCCTTGAATTGTCGTGCTGACAGTCTTGGTAGTGTATTGAGGAATCTCCTTGACGCATCGAACACTCTGGGGCAATGAGCCACCTATCACTGTTCTTGCATCATTGGCAATTGCCTTGGGGGCCCTCGGCTGATTTTCATCTCGCTTTCGTGCTACGTATGAAGGATCGCCCTTGATAGGGACAAAAGATGAGGGTGCGGAAATGGTGGACACGAAATACTTTGTGGTGATGGTCGTGGAAGGGACGGTGCTGGTTGTCCACGCAGTTCGCGTGAGCCAGGTTGTATCCGCAGCTGTCGAAGCAAGGTTAGATGCCATCACGTCAAGTTATCAGGGCTGATACTCACAGACTACAGTGCTCCAGACAGTGTCAGTCTCCTTTGGCGCCGTTGAAACAGTTGTATCCGTCTTGGTCGTTTTGATAGTGGTGGTCTTGGCGACAGGTATAACAACAACGTTGACTCTGCGAATAATCCTTTTCGTAATAGTGATCTTCTTGATGTTTGTGAGAGTAGAAGTAGGGACATTCTTCACAGTCTTTGTGCCAAGAATAGTGGAGCATACTGCAGGCTTGTTCAACCCAGCAAGGGCCTCAGTGCCAAGTGCAAGAAGCACAacaagagacttgagagaAACCATTGTGTAGTACGACGAGAGAATGGAACAGAAGGTAGAGACATAGGTCGCAAGAAACACAGAGGAAGGTTTATTTAATGTTTTAGGGGTCTTGCTCGCTTAGAGAAGCAGGATGGGACCTGGTTGTTTGTTGTTC carries:
- a CDS encoding hypothetical protein (SECRETED:SignalP(1-19)) — protein: MVSLKSLVVLLALGTEALAGLNKPAVCSTILGTKTVKNVPTSTLTNIKKITITKRIIRRVNVVVIPVAKTTTIKTTKTDTTVSTAPKETDTVWSTVVSADTTWLTRTAWTTSTVPSTTITTKYFVSTISAPSSFVPIKGDPSYVARKRDENQPRAPKAIANDARTVIGGSLPQSVRCVKEIPQYTTKTVSTTIQGPRKTVKAATKTKMSTVTTTSTSTIYPERATTTSTTIVHTLVTSFTDVLSTTVTTQIVTVESAIPTDIVYDQCSDSNMVATANGGKYIGQLTAASNNFHGSLITTITTPRACCTECAANPFCLLAWHWKNLGCYIYTAVDTSVCANGQFLFTIYETSNTNFGYVLSNGPCGLSKNGGPA